From Haloarcula sp. CBA1127, a single genomic window includes:
- a CDS encoding MBL fold metallo-hydrolase — protein sequence MTVRHDGLTVDWLGYATLRFAGDDTVVYVDPGRYGVLTGEWEPHTDGIGHPPSSDYRPEDGDIVCVTHVHHYDPDGIERVASEDATIVAYEGIDERVGDRDLPPLSSLPYDVVEVGMKSQTTVDDVPIWSTPAYNEPDGRHTLPDGTPYHPEGFGCGFMIAVEGTRAFYPGDSDVLPGHRTLEVSLLCPPIGPRATMDRHEAAALAATIDPDLVMPVHYNTFSNLEADSREFAADVAEAGVPVVLDEQ from the coding sequence ATGACAGTTCGACACGACGGGCTGACCGTCGACTGGCTGGGGTACGCCACGCTCCGGTTTGCCGGCGACGACACGGTGGTGTACGTCGACCCGGGCCGGTACGGCGTGCTCACCGGCGAGTGGGAGCCCCACACGGACGGTATCGGCCATCCGCCAAGCAGCGACTATCGGCCGGAAGACGGCGACATTGTCTGTGTGACCCACGTCCACCACTACGACCCGGACGGTATCGAGCGCGTCGCGAGCGAGGACGCGACCATCGTCGCCTACGAAGGTATCGACGAGCGCGTTGGCGACCGAGACCTCCCGCCGCTATCCTCGCTCCCCTACGACGTTGTCGAGGTCGGAATGAAATCACAGACCACGGTCGATGACGTCCCGATCTGGTCGACACCGGCGTACAACGAGCCGGACGGCCGACATACGCTGCCCGATGGCACGCCGTACCACCCGGAGGGATTCGGCTGTGGATTCATGATTGCCGTCGAGGGGACCAGAGCGTTCTATCCTGGCGATTCAGACGTGCTGCCGGGCCACCGGACCCTTGAGGTATCGCTACTGTGTCCGCCCATCGGCCCGCGGGCGACGATGGACCGCCACGAGGCCGCCGCCCTGGCCGCGACCATCGACCCGGACCTCGTGATGCCAGTCCACTACAACACCTTCTCCAACCTCGAAGCCGACTCCCGCGAGTTCGCTGCCGACGTAGCCGAAGCCGGCGTCCCGGTCGTGCTAGACGAGCAGTGA
- a CDS encoding site-2 protease family protein produces MRNFHITTVWGIPIRVNVSLLIFLPVLAWIIGSGAQISVYAGIVSVLSGVALDLTVLTAGQTPWLIGTAAAVGLFASVALHELGHAWAAMRYGLRVESITLWILGGLASLEAMPKEWNRELVIALAGPAVSILTGLACYAALFALPASAQVTLFVVGWLAVTNLFLAVFNMLPAFPMDGGRVLRALLARTRPYATATRIAARIGTGFAVLFAVVGVLSFSPLLLLLALFVYGAASSESRTVALAALLEGLTVDDVASPLDATIEASASVEDLVDRMFADRRTEFAVTRGGDVIGVVTVGDFRELSKAEREADTVADLMDTDLPRFASETAAFDALVELDTARATAAFVDSPEGTRVVSREDFSSAMEMQRLVSSPEPF; encoded by the coding sequence GTGCGAAACTTCCACATCACGACGGTCTGGGGGATTCCGATACGGGTCAACGTCTCGCTGTTGATTTTCCTGCCGGTACTGGCCTGGATTATCGGCAGTGGGGCCCAGATCTCGGTGTATGCGGGCATCGTGAGCGTCCTCTCCGGCGTGGCGCTCGACCTCACGGTGCTGACCGCGGGCCAGACGCCGTGGCTCATCGGCACCGCCGCGGCAGTGGGCCTGTTCGCCAGTGTCGCCCTCCACGAACTAGGCCACGCCTGGGCAGCGATGCGCTACGGGCTCCGGGTGGAGTCAATCACGCTCTGGATTCTCGGCGGCCTCGCCAGCCTCGAAGCCATGCCAAAGGAATGGAACCGGGAGCTCGTCATCGCGCTGGCCGGCCCTGCCGTGAGTATTCTGACCGGGCTCGCCTGCTACGCCGCGCTGTTTGCGCTGCCGGCGAGCGCGCAGGTAACGCTGTTCGTCGTCGGCTGGCTGGCCGTCACGAACCTCTTTCTCGCCGTGTTCAACATGTTGCCGGCGTTCCCGATGGATGGCGGCCGCGTGCTCCGGGCGCTGCTCGCTCGAACGCGGCCCTACGCGACGGCGACCCGTATCGCCGCCCGTATCGGGACCGGGTTCGCCGTGCTGTTCGCCGTCGTCGGCGTCCTCTCGTTCAGCCCGCTGCTGTTGCTGCTCGCGCTGTTTGTCTACGGAGCCGCGTCGAGCGAATCCCGAACGGTTGCCCTGGCTGCCCTGCTGGAAGGACTGACCGTCGACGACGTGGCCAGCCCGCTCGACGCGACTATCGAGGCCAGCGCCAGTGTCGAGGACCTCGTCGACCGGATGTTCGCTGATCGGCGGACCGAGTTCGCTGTCACGCGCGGCGGCGACGTGATTGGCGTCGTCACAGTCGGCGATTTCAGGGAACTCTCCAAGGCCGAACGTGAGGCCGACACTGTCGCTGACCTGATGGACACCGACCTGCCACGCTTTGCCTCGGAAACGGCCGCCTTCGACGCGCTCGTCGAACTCGACACCGCTAGGGCCACCGCCGCCTTCGTCGACAGCCCCGAGGGGACCCGTGTTGTCTCCCGGGAAGACTTCTCCAGCGCGATGGAGATGCAGCGGCTCGTCAGCTCGCCGGAACCGTTCTAA
- a CDS encoding ZIP family metal transporter, with translation MQTGFVELFVDLVGTDPLINGLVGGVIIATMNLFGASLVLVWRDPSERALDTALGFAAGVMLAAAFTSLIIPGIEEYSGGNPIPTLVGVALGALFLDRADGLVPHAHYLLTGSRRSDAANPSQDLPVDESKLAGVVLFILAITLHNIPEGLAVGVGFGAAAGDPLQIGSALSLMLAIGIQNIPEGLAVSVAAINAGLDRRLYAVFTGIRSGVVEIPLAVLGAVAVVTIEPLLPYAMGFAAGAMLFVISDEIIPETHQRGYERVATLGLMAGVIVMLYLDIALAA, from the coding sequence ATGCAAACCGGGTTCGTCGAACTGTTTGTCGACCTCGTCGGCACCGACCCGTTGATAAACGGCCTCGTTGGCGGGGTCATCATCGCGACGATGAACCTCTTTGGTGCGTCGCTCGTGTTGGTCTGGCGTGACCCCTCGGAGCGGGCGCTGGATACGGCGCTGGGCTTCGCTGCTGGTGTGATGCTGGCCGCCGCGTTCACGAGCCTCATCATCCCCGGCATCGAGGAATACTCGGGCGGAAATCCGATTCCGACGCTCGTCGGCGTCGCACTGGGGGCGCTGTTCCTCGACCGCGCGGACGGCCTCGTCCCGCACGCCCACTACCTCCTGACCGGGAGCCGCCGGTCGGACGCGGCCAACCCCAGTCAGGACCTCCCGGTTGACGAGTCGAAACTGGCGGGCGTCGTCCTGTTCATCCTCGCGATTACGCTCCACAACATCCCTGAGGGGCTTGCCGTTGGGGTCGGCTTCGGCGCAGCCGCCGGCGACCCGCTCCAGATCGGCAGCGCGCTCTCGTTGATGCTTGCCATCGGCATTCAGAACATCCCCGAGGGGCTGGCCGTCTCCGTTGCGGCGATCAACGCAGGTCTGGACCGTCGGCTCTACGCCGTCTTCACCGGGATTCGCTCCGGTGTCGTGGAGATACCGCTGGCGGTGCTCGGCGCTGTCGCCGTCGTGACCATCGAACCGCTCCTACCCTATGCGATGGGCTTTGCGGCGGGCGCGATGCTGTTCGTGATTTCCGACGAGATAATCCCCGAGACGCACCAGCGCGGCTACGAGCGCGTTGCAACGCTCGGGCTGATGGCCGGCGTCATCGTTATGCTGTATCTAGATATCGCGCTTGCAGCCTGA
- a CDS encoding CPCC family cysteine-rich protein, with amino-acid sequence MSTETPGNPAARELGYCPCCGYQTLPEGRPGSYEMCPVCHWLDDPIQFGDAEFVSDTNHVSLTEARENFREHGACSPDEAGDCEEPTGLDRDPNWPYEE; translated from the coding sequence ATGTCAACCGAGACGCCCGGTAATCCAGCCGCACGGGAGCTGGGCTATTGCCCGTGTTGTGGCTACCAGACACTCCCGGAGGGCCGGCCCGGGTCGTACGAGATGTGTCCGGTGTGTCACTGGCTCGACGACCCGATTCAGTTCGGCGACGCGGAGTTCGTCAGCGATACGAACCACGTGTCGCTGACGGAAGCACGCGAGAACTTCCGCGAACACGGGGCGTGTTCCCCCGACGAGGCCGGGGACTGTGAGGAGCCGACAGGCCTCGACCGCGACCCGAACTGGCCCTACGAGGAGTGA
- a CDS encoding DUF6360 family protein: protein MVDRIMKVNAYTTFDLLDGEVEGHGFEEEALAVLNVTAPRKNPDHVELQLEMDNTDLDAVKPHADSVTLSAAQARELATELEEYAEKVEDAQSE, encoded by the coding sequence ATGGTCGACCGCATCATGAAGGTCAACGCGTACACGACCTTCGATCTACTCGACGGTGAGGTAGAAGGCCACGGCTTCGAGGAGGAGGCTCTGGCTGTCCTGAACGTGACCGCGCCGCGAAAGAACCCGGACCACGTCGAACTCCAACTGGAGATGGACAACACCGATCTCGACGCGGTGAAGCCACACGCGGATTCGGTGACGCTGTCGGCGGCCCAGGCCCGCGAACTGGCCACTGAACTGGAGGAGTACGCGGAGAAGGTCGAAGACGCACAGTCGGAGTAG
- a CDS encoding nicotinate phosphoribosyltransferase: MSEEFDIVSPEAIREGRATDAYFDRTMEALEHAGKNPDVVAEVTANQFATGRWKLLSGLKDAAELLEGRDVDVDALPEGQLFDGGPVMRIEGSYREFCRLETALLGFLSHSTGIATRALEARHAAPESTVLSFGSRHVHPSISAMVERSALLGGLDGISNVAAGEVIGRDAGGTMPHALMICFGRGNQEQAWQAFDAAVPEETPRIALTDTYSDETDEALRAAEAVDDLTGVRLDTTGSRRGDFRHIVREVRWTLDAYGHEDVDLFLSGGITPATLRELRDVADGFGVGGYVANADPLDFALDIVELDGEPAAKRGKLTGTKSVYRTADGGHHIGLADRDGPADAESLLEPLIRDGEIVREFDLDAAIDRTAADAERVGYEGVTVAE, translated from the coding sequence ATGAGCGAGGAGTTCGATATCGTCTCACCAGAGGCGATTCGCGAGGGGCGGGCGACCGACGCCTACTTCGACCGGACGATGGAGGCGCTAGAACACGCGGGCAAGAACCCGGACGTGGTCGCCGAAGTGACGGCGAACCAGTTCGCGACGGGCCGGTGGAAGCTGCTGTCGGGGCTGAAAGACGCCGCCGAGTTGCTCGAAGGACGGGACGTCGACGTTGACGCGCTCCCCGAAGGGCAACTGTTCGACGGCGGCCCAGTGATGCGAATCGAAGGGTCGTACCGGGAATTCTGTCGTCTAGAGACGGCGCTCCTTGGCTTTCTCTCACACTCGACCGGTATCGCAACACGGGCGCTGGAGGCCCGCCACGCCGCGCCGGAATCAACGGTGCTCTCCTTTGGGTCGCGCCACGTCCACCCATCGATCAGTGCGATGGTCGAGCGGTCAGCGCTGTTGGGCGGTCTCGACGGCATTTCGAACGTCGCTGCGGGCGAGGTCATCGGCCGGGACGCTGGTGGGACGATGCCCCACGCGCTCATGATCTGTTTCGGCCGCGGTAATCAGGAACAGGCGTGGCAGGCGTTCGACGCCGCCGTCCCCGAAGAGACGCCCCGCATCGCGCTGACGGACACCTACAGCGACGAGACCGACGAAGCGCTCCGCGCAGCGGAAGCCGTCGATGACCTCACAGGCGTTCGACTGGACACGACCGGCTCCCGCCGTGGGGACTTCCGCCACATCGTTCGGGAGGTACGCTGGACGCTGGACGCCTACGGCCACGAGGACGTGGACCTGTTCCTCTCGGGCGGTATCACCCCGGCAACCCTGCGAGAACTTCGGGACGTAGCTGACGGCTTCGGCGTCGGAGGGTACGTCGCCAACGCCGACCCGCTGGACTTCGCGCTGGATATCGTCGAACTGGACGGCGAACCGGCGGCCAAGCGGGGGAAGCTCACCGGGACGAAGTCGGTGTACCGAACCGCCGACGGCGGCCATCACATCGGTCTGGCCGACCGCGACGGGCCGGCAGACGCCGAGTCGCTACTGGAACCACTGATTCGCGACGGGGAGATCGTCAGGGAGTTCGACCTCGATGCGGCCATCGACCGCACGGCGGCGGACGCCGAGCGAGTCGGCTACGAAGGCGTGACCGTGGCCGAGTAA
- a CDS encoding Hvo_1808 family surface protein — protein sequence MRKELLIALAVVLAGCTVPSFGGSDHPETPTGEDAIGYENGYWYDDSVSVTTDDGLNETEREAVVARTMARVEQVRDLEFKESVPVSVISRAEYQNRSGGNNSGDSSRPQDPWNDQVWEALLLIGEDSGSSDEIDDTLSTTVQGYYSPSKDEIVIVSPTETPQIDRRTLSHELVHALQDQHFGLNGSAETQDTQLSRQGVTEGEANYVRILYERRCGDGWGCIALPDRTSDGGSNDGDTESQEPSYNEGLFTVLYQPYVTGPRFIDQVRSDGGWDAVDALHDDFPDSTEQVLHTEKYPDEEPVNVSIADRSSAEWNRFDHDPVGDTAGETSIYAMMYHNGQTEGDRYSYESDISAGWGGDLVVPYRNGSGGYGYVWETRWDTAEDASEFEQAYRAALTEEHGASQPRSNVYVVPADDQFNDTFRVVRSGKTVRIVNGPTVSDLDEIHRQAES from the coding sequence ATGCGTAAGGAACTGCTCATCGCGCTGGCGGTCGTCCTAGCGGGCTGTACAGTCCCGTCCTTCGGCGGCAGCGACCACCCCGAGACACCGACCGGCGAGGACGCCATCGGCTACGAGAACGGCTACTGGTACGATGACTCGGTGTCAGTGACGACCGACGACGGACTGAACGAGACGGAGCGAGAGGCCGTCGTTGCCCGGACGATGGCTCGCGTCGAGCAGGTCCGTGACTTGGAATTCAAAGAATCGGTTCCGGTTTCGGTCATCTCCCGAGCCGAGTACCAGAACCGGTCTGGGGGCAACAACAGCGGCGACAGCAGTCGTCCACAGGACCCCTGGAACGACCAGGTGTGGGAAGCGCTCCTGCTCATCGGTGAGGACTCCGGCAGCAGCGACGAAATCGACGATACGCTTTCGACGACTGTGCAGGGCTACTACTCGCCGAGCAAGGACGAAATCGTCATCGTCAGCCCAACGGAGACGCCACAGATCGACCGGCGCACGCTCTCACACGAACTCGTTCACGCCCTGCAGGACCAGCACTTCGGGCTGAACGGCTCCGCGGAAACGCAGGACACGCAACTGTCTCGGCAGGGCGTCACCGAAGGCGAGGCCAACTACGTCCGCATCCTCTACGAGCGCCGCTGTGGTGACGGCTGGGGCTGTATCGCGCTCCCGGACCGGACCAGCGACGGCGGAAGCAACGACGGCGATACCGAAAGCCAGGAACCGAGCTATAATGAGGGGCTGTTCACCGTTCTCTACCAGCCGTACGTCACCGGCCCGCGGTTCATTGATCAGGTTCGCTCTGACGGTGGCTGGGACGCCGTCGACGCCCTCCACGACGACTTCCCCGACAGCACCGAGCAGGTGCTCCACACCGAGAAATATCCCGACGAAGAGCCCGTGAACGTCAGCATCGCGGACCGCTCGTCCGCCGAGTGGAACCGCTTCGACCACGACCCGGTCGGCGACACGGCCGGGGAGACCTCAATCTACGCGATGATGTACCACAACGGCCAGACGGAGGGCGACCGCTACAGCTACGAGAGCGATATCTCGGCTGGCTGGGGCGGTGACCTCGTCGTGCCCTACCGCAACGGCTCCGGCGGCTACGGGTACGTCTGGGAGACCCGCTGGGATACCGCGGAAGACGCGAGCGAGTTCGAACAGGCATACCGGGCGGCGCTGACCGAGGAACACGGTGCCAGCCAGCCCCGCAGTAACGTCTATGTCGTCCCAGCGGACGACCAGTTCAACGACACGTTCCGCGTGGTCCGGTCGGGCAAGACCGTCCGCATCGTCAACGGCCCGACAGTGAGTGACCTCGACGAGATTCACCGGCAAGCGGAGTCTTGA
- a CDS encoding Hvo_1808 family surface protein yields the protein MRRPFALVVLCAAVLLLAGCQAPSVSPDQTESHNADLTPSEPATDYGNNDSAPSAPATDRLGYENGYWYNESLSVTTDDGLNETEREAVVARTMARVEQIRGLEFEETVPVSVVSRAEYRNNTGGGETGESLRRFDNVKFEALFFIGEDRDSIAVQNSNRGESVLGYYSSQRSEIVIVSESETPTISRGTLAHELVHALQDQHFGLESDARTRDQVQGRNGMVEGDAVAVTQTYTDRCGEAWRCIDRPAQSGGGGGDRHFGINFMQYFPYSDGPGLIGNLRERGGWSAVNDAYDDHPDGATEVTYPERYPEWEPESVSLADRSSDDWGRVRPSTDRDRPDYAVVGPSAIAGSMAYTIADDYNESSVVRTRDVINYDDGSLDSDDPYNYDLPATDGWQGGRMHVYASGDETAYVWKTTWASEADAREFADAWTAVIAHWGGTRTAEGHWVIEEDSPYTDAISVRVDGQTVTIVNAPTADELDEVHDA from the coding sequence ATGCGCCGCCCTTTCGCCCTCGTCGTTCTCTGTGCCGCTGTGCTGTTACTGGCGGGCTGTCAGGCACCCAGTGTGTCGCCCGACCAGACGGAGTCACACAATGCTGATCTGACACCAAGCGAACCCGCGACCGACTACGGGAACAACGACTCCGCCCCGTCAGCGCCTGCAACGGACCGGCTGGGCTACGAGAACGGCTACTGGTACAACGAATCGCTGTCAGTAACGACCGATGACGGACTGAACGAGACGGAGCGGGAAGCCGTCGTTGCCCGAACGATGGCCCGCGTTGAGCAGATTCGCGGTCTGGAGTTCGAGGAGACAGTGCCGGTTTCTGTCGTCTCGCGAGCCGAGTACCGCAACAACACGGGCGGCGGCGAGACCGGTGAGTCCCTGCGTCGATTTGACAACGTAAAGTTCGAGGCGCTGTTTTTCATCGGCGAGGACCGCGACTCCATCGCCGTCCAGAACAGCAACCGCGGGGAGAGCGTGCTGGGGTACTACAGCAGCCAGCGAAGTGAAATCGTCATCGTCAGTGAATCGGAGACACCGACGATTAGCCGGGGGACGCTGGCCCACGAACTCGTCCACGCGCTGCAGGACCAGCACTTCGGCCTCGAAAGTGACGCGCGGACGCGGGATCAGGTACAGGGTCGGAACGGCATGGTCGAAGGCGATGCCGTTGCTGTCACCCAGACCTACACCGACCGCTGTGGCGAGGCATGGCGCTGTATCGACAGGCCTGCCCAGAGCGGCGGTGGTGGCGGTGACCGCCACTTCGGCATCAACTTCATGCAGTATTTCCCCTACAGCGACGGGCCCGGCCTGATCGGAAATCTCCGAGAACGTGGCGGCTGGAGCGCCGTCAATGACGCTTACGACGACCATCCCGACGGGGCCACTGAGGTAACGTACCCCGAGCGCTACCCCGAGTGGGAACCCGAGTCAGTCTCGCTTGCGGACCGGTCCAGCGACGACTGGGGGCGGGTCAGACCCTCGACCGACCGCGACCGACCCGACTACGCCGTTGTCGGCCCCTCCGCCATCGCCGGGTCGATGGCGTACACCATCGCCGATGACTACAACGAGTCGAGCGTCGTCCGGACGCGAGATGTCATCAACTACGATGACGGATCGCTGGACAGCGATGACCCGTACAACTACGACCTGCCCGCGACCGACGGCTGGCAGGGCGGCCGGATGCACGTTTACGCCAGCGGTGACGAGACAGCCTACGTCTGGAAAACGACCTGGGCCAGCGAAGCCGATGCCCGCGAATTCGCCGACGCCTGGACGGCGGTCATCGCTCACTGGGGCGGCACTCGAACCGCGGAGGGCCACTGGGTCATCGAGGAAGACAGTCCCTACACCGACGCTATTTCGGTCAGGGTCGACGGGCAGACCGTCACTATCGTGAACGCACCGACAGCCGACGAACTCGATGAGGTCCACGATGCGTAA
- a CDS encoding cysteine hydrolase family protein — MELDPAQTALVVVDMQNGFCHPDGSLYAPDSEAAIEPCAELVDRAREAGAKVVFTRDVHPPDQFEDTHYYDEFDRWGEHVVEDSWETELVDEVDPQDEDLIVVKHTYDAFYQTELEGWLDAHGVKDLAICGTLANVCVLHTASSAGLRDYRPILVEDAVGYIEDEHREYALDHAEWLFGELTDRGGLTFA, encoded by the coding sequence ATGGAACTCGACCCAGCACAGACCGCCCTGGTCGTCGTCGATATGCAGAACGGCTTCTGTCACCCCGATGGAAGCCTCTACGCACCGGACAGCGAAGCGGCTATCGAGCCTTGCGCCGAACTCGTCGACCGTGCCCGCGAAGCCGGCGCGAAGGTCGTGTTCACCCGAGACGTGCATCCGCCCGACCAGTTCGAGGACACCCACTACTACGATGAGTTCGACCGATGGGGCGAACACGTCGTTGAAGATTCTTGGGAGACCGAACTCGTCGACGAGGTCGACCCACAGGACGAGGACTTGATCGTCGTCAAGCACACCTATGATGCCTTCTACCAGACAGAACTGGAAGGGTGGCTCGACGCTCACGGTGTCAAGGACCTGGCTATCTGTGGCACGCTCGCGAACGTTTGCGTACTCCACACTGCCTCTAGCGCTGGCCTCCGTGACTACCGACCCATTCTTGTCGAGGACGCCGTCGGTTACATCGAGGACGAGCACCGCGAGTACGCACTGGACCACGCTGAGTGGCTGTTCGGCGAACTGACTGACCGAGGCGGCCTCACGTTTGCCTGA
- a CDS encoding lipoate--protein ligase family protein, giving the protein MRLLRGRATDPETDFERTREMAETVAEDREPALRVWRPHRQVAFGRRDANSDSYDRACRAARDREYTVIERAVGGRAVAYTGSTVSFSLAVPTEDPRGTIDDRYEWAKAAVQRALDDCGITARTGEPDAAFCPGSHSLQADGKVVGLAQRVRQSVAVVGGIVVVRDHEAIAEALAPIYEALDVPFDPQSVGSVANAGGTDDPEQVIAALERPLADGRDVSVSAIRET; this is encoded by the coding sequence ATGCGTCTGCTACGGGGCCGCGCCACCGACCCCGAAACCGACTTCGAGCGGACCCGCGAGATGGCCGAAACGGTCGCGGAAGACCGCGAGCCAGCCCTGCGAGTCTGGCGACCGCACAGACAGGTCGCGTTCGGCCGCCGTGACGCGAACAGCGACAGCTATGACCGAGCGTGCCGGGCCGCTCGCGACCGGGAGTACACTGTCATCGAGCGCGCCGTGGGGGGTCGCGCCGTCGCCTACACCGGGTCGACTGTCTCGTTCTCCCTCGCCGTCCCGACCGAGGACCCGCGAGGAACTATCGATGACCGCTACGAATGGGCCAAAGCCGCTGTGCAGCGCGCACTTGACGACTGCGGCATCACCGCCCGGACCGGGGAACCGGACGCCGCATTCTGTCCGGGGAGCCACTCGCTTCAGGCCGACGGTAAAGTCGTGGGGCTCGCCCAGCGTGTCCGCCAGTCTGTCGCTGTTGTCGGCGGCATCGTCGTCGTTCGAGACCACGAGGCTATCGCCGAGGCGCTGGCTCCCATCTACGAGGCACTCGATGTCCCGTTCGACCCACAGAGCGTCGGGAGCGTCGCCAACGCTGGGGGAACCGACGACCCCGAACAGGTCATCGCGGCGCTGGAGCGGCCGCTGGCTGACGGTCGCGACGTGTCGGTGAGCGCTATCCGAGAGACTTAG
- a CDS encoding dihydroorotase, with protein MLIRNATLPDGRQRDVRVRGESIAEVGRDLDASDQHVIEATGKRLFPGMIDAHVHFRQPGYPHKETWESGSRSAAAGGVTAVVDQPNTDPPTIDGESFDQKAEFAADSVVDWGINGGVTADWIPNVLLRRRLFALGEVFLADSTGDMGIEADLFADALEAATDNDVPVTVHAEDADYFNDDAKARDDADAWSAFRTAKAEAKAVKRACAVAKEHDATIHIAHTSTPEGVDIANEAGMTTEVTPHHLLLSRRDLSELGTFGRMNPPLRREKRRQKLYERVVDGTVDMIATDHAPHTREEKDAGIWDAPSGVPGVETVLPLLLAEARDPDSGLTYERVRDLTARNPADVFGLPQKGAIEAGKDADLVLVDTTETSKINGEALHSKCDWTPFEGRDAVFPEWTMVRGAVVYERGDALEADDSTAQEDVFYDHQGENVRGADSERLE; from the coding sequence ATGCTCATCCGTAACGCGACGCTGCCGGACGGCCGCCAACGGGATGTCCGGGTTCGTGGCGAGTCCATCGCCGAGGTCGGCCGCGACCTCGACGCGTCCGACCAGCACGTCATCGAAGCGACCGGCAAGCGGTTGTTCCCGGGAATGATTGACGCGCACGTCCACTTCCGCCAGCCCGGCTACCCGCACAAGGAGACGTGGGAGAGTGGGTCCCGGTCCGCGGCGGCCGGTGGCGTTACGGCTGTCGTCGACCAGCCAAACACCGACCCGCCAACCATCGACGGCGAGTCGTTCGACCAGAAAGCCGAGTTCGCTGCCGACTCTGTCGTCGACTGGGGTATCAACGGCGGCGTCACGGCCGACTGGATTCCGAACGTCCTCCTGCGCCGTCGGCTGTTCGCACTCGGCGAAGTGTTCCTCGCGGACTCGACCGGCGACATGGGTATCGAGGCCGACCTGTTCGCGGATGCGCTGGAGGCTGCCACCGACAACGACGTGCCGGTCACCGTCCACGCCGAGGATGCCGACTACTTCAACGACGATGCCAAGGCTCGCGACGACGCCGACGCATGGAGCGCGTTCCGGACTGCAAAGGCCGAAGCGAAGGCCGTCAAGCGGGCCTGCGCCGTCGCGAAAGAGCACGACGCGACGATACACATCGCGCATACGTCCACGCCGGAGGGCGTCGACATCGCCAACGAGGCCGGGATGACGACCGAGGTGACGCCACACCACCTGTTGCTCTCTCGGCGCGACCTCTCGGAGCTGGGCACGTTCGGGCGGATGAACCCGCCCCTTCGCCGCGAAAAACGCCGTCAGAAGCTCTACGAGCGGGTCGTCGACGGCACCGTCGATATGATTGCGACGGACCACGCGCCACACACCCGCGAAGAGAAGGACGCCGGCATCTGGGACGCGCCGTCGGGCGTCCCTGGCGTTGAGACGGTCCTCCCGCTCCTACTGGCTGAAGCCCGTGACCCGGATAGCGGGCTCACCTACGAGCGTGTTCGGGACCTCACCGCACGCAATCCAGCCGACGTGTTCGGCCTGCCACAGAAGGGGGCCATTGAGGCCGGCAAGGACGCCGATCTCGTGCTCGTCGACACGACCGAGACGAGCAAAATCAACGGTGAGGCCCTGCACTCCAAGTGTGACTGGACGCCGTTCGAGGGCCGCGACGCGGTGTTCCCTGAGTGGACGATGGTCCGTGGGGCGGTCGTCTACGAGCGCGGCGACGCGCTGGAAGCTGACGATAGCACTGCTCAAGAGGACGTGTTCTACGACCATCAGGGCGAGAACGTCCGCGGTGCGGACAGCGAGCGGCTAGAATAA